TGAAGAGCACAGGCAGGCAATCGGCCACCATGATCGTGCAGGCCACGCCGATGGCCGTGGCGGTGCAGGCGTCGGCCGGCGTGCCGTCGCCCACCATGCCGGCTTCGGCATCGAGCGCCACAAGCCCGGTGCCGTGCACCTGCTGAAGAAAGACCGGGCGCGCGCCGCCAATGGCCTGCGCCAGGCGATGGCGGTTTTCGGCGACGTCCGCCGCCAGGTCGCCCACGTGATCGCCCAGGTTGAGGCTTTGGTAGCGGCCCTGCGAAACGCCGCCCGCCCGCGTGGTGCACACGGCACGCACGTTGGGCGGCGCCGGCCAATCCGGAACGAGCCAGTGCGCGTCCATGGCGGCGGGCTCGCTCAGGCTTCCGCGTCGGGGCACTGCGAAGGCTGGGCGCGCTGGAAGGCGTCGAGTTCCATGCAGGCCTCGAAGGCGGCCATGGTGCGCGGCAGGCCGCTGAAGTCGCAGTCGAAGCGGCGGCCGTTGAAGATCTGCGGCACCAGGCAGCAGTCGGCCAAGGTGGGCGTGTCGCCGTAGCAGAACCGGCCGCCGGGATGCAGGGCGAGCTGGCGCTCGAAGGCCAGCATGCCGTCGCGCACCCAGTGGCGGTACCAGGTGTTCTTGGCTTCGTCGTCGAGTTTGAGCTCCTTCACCAGGTACTTGAGCACGCGCAGGTTGTTGAGCGGATGGATCTCGCAGGCAATCGACTGGGCCAGCGCGCGCACATGCGCCCGGCCCACCGGATCGTGCGGCAGCAGCGGCGGCTCGGGGTTGGTTTCGTCCAGGTATTCGATGATGGCCATCGACTGCGAAAAGCGCTCGCCCTCGTCTTCCAGCAGCGGCACCAGCATGTCGGCCGAAATGGCCGAGTAAGGCCCCGTGCGATGCTCGCCGCGGGCAATGTGCACCGGGACGTAGTCGAACTCCAGGCCCTTCAGCTGGAGCGCAATGCGCACGCGGAATGACGAGGAGGATCGGAAGTAGTTGTGCAGCTTCATCATTCCCCAAGCATAGCGCTCGGAGGCAGCCCGGGCCTGCCTCTGGCACACTGCCGTTTTTTCTCCGTTCCGCTCAAAAGGACAGACGCAATGGCTTCCGAGTTTGTTTTCGCCCCGCCCCAGGCCGTTTCGATTCCCGTGGTCGGCCAGCCGGCCCGTTTTCCGGTGCACCGCATCTACTGCGTGGGCCGCAACTACGAAGATCACGCCAAGGAAATGGGCTTCACCGGCCGCGAGCCGCCCTTCTTCTTCATGAAGCCGGCCGATGCGCTGGTGGTGGTCGATGCGGGCCAGACCGGCACCATGGCCTACCCCACGCTCACCAAGAACCTGCACCACGAGATCGAGCTCGTGGTGGCCATCGGGACCGGCGGCAAGAACATTGCGGCCGCCGATGCGCACAAGCACATCTACGGCTATGCCGTGGGCCTGGACATGACGCGGCGCGACCTGCAGAACGACATGAAGAAGCAGGGCCGCCCCTGGGACATCGGCAAGGGCTTCGAACAGAGCGCGCCCATCGGCCCCATCGTGCCCGTGGCCGAGGCCGGCGACGCCCAGAACGCCGAGATCTCGCTGCAGGTCAACGGCACCGACCGCCAGCGCAGCACCGTGAGCAAGTTGATCTGGAACGTGGCCGAAACCATCGAGCACCTGTCGGCCGCGTGGGAGCTGCAGCCCGGCGACCTGATCTACAGCGGTACGCCCGAAGGCGTGGCGGCAGTGGTGGCGGGCGACACGCTGGTGGGCGAAGTGGCCGGCCTGCCGAAGTTGACGGTCAAGATCGTCTGACACCGCCGCGCCCCGCTCCATGATCCTGCGCGTCCCCATCAAGCACTGCAAGAACTGCGGCACCGCAGTGGTCTACCGCGTCCCCGACGACGGCGACACCAAGGAGCGCGCCGTCTGCCCGGCCTGCGGCACCATCCACTACGAAAACCCGCTGAACGTGGTGGGCACCATTCCCGTGCTCGGGGACAAGGTGCTGCTGTGCAAGCGCAACATCGAGCCGCGCTGGGGCAAGTGGACGCTGCCCGCGGGATTCATGGAACTGGGCGAAA
This genomic window from Variovorax paradoxus contains:
- the maiA gene encoding maleylacetoacetate isomerase, which gives rise to MKLHNYFRSSSSFRVRIALQLKGLEFDYVPVHIARGEHRTGPYSAISADMLVPLLEDEGERFSQSMAIIEYLDETNPEPPLLPHDPVGRAHVRALAQSIACEIHPLNNLRVLKYLVKELKLDDEAKNTWYRHWVRDGMLAFERQLALHPGGRFCYGDTPTLADCCLVPQIFNGRRFDCDFSGLPRTMAAFEACMELDAFQRAQPSQCPDAEA
- a CDS encoding fumarylacetoacetate hydrolase family protein, with protein sequence MASEFVFAPPQAVSIPVVGQPARFPVHRIYCVGRNYEDHAKEMGFTGREPPFFFMKPADALVVVDAGQTGTMAYPTLTKNLHHEIELVVAIGTGGKNIAAADAHKHIYGYAVGLDMTRRDLQNDMKKQGRPWDIGKGFEQSAPIGPIVPVAEAGDAQNAEISLQVNGTDRQRSTVSKLIWNVAETIEHLSAAWELQPGDLIYSGTPEGVAAVVAGDTLVGEVAGLPKLTVKIV